A genomic stretch from Candidatus Binatus sp. includes:
- a CDS encoding DNA recombination protein RmuC, whose protein sequence is MAMEFVAAVVVGAFLGIAIGWLLAQRNATRLKVRLEEAEKRLEEEKGLLDKAKEQLSDTFRALAADALHQNNDGFLALATERLNTVRSEAAGELEARKQEIETLVKPLGDSLAEMTKQIRSLEQARSTAYGTLTEQVRSLISTQDLLRTETGNLVKALRAPIVRGRWGEVQLKRVVELAGMIERCDFFQQESVDTESGRLRPDMRVQLPGGKNIVVDAKAPLQAYLDALEAPTDELRMTKLKEHARQVRDHMVKLGAKNYWDHLQPTPEFVVMFLPGEAFFSAALEQDPSLIEQGVNQRVILATPTTLIAVLRAVAYGWRQEQLAENAQRIADLGKDLYERMGSMAEHIEDIGGDLNRAVGSYNKAIGSLERMVLPAARRFKELGVGGNKQIPELNPVDNVPRQLASAALPETERDED, encoded by the coding sequence ATGGCAATGGAATTCGTGGCAGCAGTTGTGGTCGGTGCTTTCCTCGGGATCGCAATTGGATGGTTGCTGGCGCAGCGCAATGCGACGCGTCTCAAGGTACGGCTCGAAGAAGCCGAAAAGCGCCTTGAAGAGGAGAAAGGCCTGCTCGACAAAGCCAAGGAGCAGCTCTCTGACACTTTCCGAGCACTCGCCGCCGACGCCCTTCATCAGAACAACGACGGATTCCTGGCGCTTGCGACCGAAAGACTCAACACCGTCAGAAGCGAGGCGGCAGGCGAGCTTGAAGCGCGCAAGCAGGAAATCGAAACGCTGGTGAAACCGCTCGGCGATTCGCTCGCCGAAATGACGAAGCAAATCCGGTCGCTGGAACAGGCCCGGAGCACGGCCTACGGAACGCTGACCGAACAAGTGAGGTCGCTGATATCCACGCAGGATTTGCTCCGAACGGAGACGGGAAACCTGGTAAAGGCGCTGCGCGCTCCAATCGTGCGCGGACGATGGGGCGAAGTTCAGCTCAAGCGCGTCGTGGAATTGGCCGGGATGATCGAGCGATGCGATTTCTTTCAGCAGGAGAGCGTGGATACCGAGAGCGGAAGACTCAGGCCCGATATGCGCGTCCAGCTTCCCGGCGGCAAGAATATCGTGGTCGATGCAAAAGCGCCGCTGCAGGCGTATCTCGACGCCCTGGAAGCACCGACCGATGAGCTGCGAATGACGAAACTGAAGGAACACGCGCGCCAAGTGCGCGATCATATGGTCAAGCTGGGTGCGAAGAACTATTGGGACCATCTGCAGCCGACGCCCGAATTCGTGGTGATGTTCCTTCCGGGCGAGGCCTTCTTCAGTGCCGCGCTCGAGCAGGATCCGTCCTTAATTGAACAGGGAGTGAACCAGCGCGTGATTCTTGCCACGCCGACAACGCTGATCGCAGTGCTTCGCGCGGTGGCCTACGGATGGCGTCAGGAGCAGCTCGCGGAGAACGCGCAGCGCATCGCCGACCTTGGCAAAGATTTGTACGAGCGCATGGGCAGCATGGCCGAACACATCGAAGATATTGGCGGCGATCTCAACAGAGCCGTCGGCTCGTACAACAAGGCCATCGGTTCGCTGGAACGGATGGTGCTTCCCGCGGCGCGCCGGTTCAAGGAACTCGGCGTCGGCGGCAACAAGCAGATTCCCGAGCTGAACCCGGTCGATAACGTCCCGCGCCAGTTGGCCTCGGCAGCGTTGCCGGAAACCGAGCGCGACGAGGATTAG
- a CDS encoding GNAT family N-acetyltransferase: protein MNDSAPRLEVAIVEGIDKIPRAAWDALLAPDDSPFVEWDWLYAMEHSGSAARGTGWAPYHLVVREAPRKRIVAAAPLYLKTHSMGEFVFDHGWADAAERAAVRYFPKILVGVPFTPHTGRRFLTAPGADRAGLINLLGLALTSICEDNKLSSVHVNFCQPDEATALAPIGFMERLGYQYHWHNAGFATFDDYLNRLKHKRRTAVRHERAAMDEQGIRIRVVAGDEIPDRMFPEMYRIYCSTIEKLYWGRRYLTEEFFDLIRKSFKRNMVFIGAYAGRELIAGAVNLAKANVMYGRYWGCFREVRFLHFNVCYYAGIEHSILSGIQRYEPGAGGEYKWLRGFDPALTRSIHYVSNPDLKRAIAGFLKRERHEVEQWIVAGKERSQLKPPPPSDQEME, encoded by the coding sequence ATGAATGATTCCGCGCCCAGACTCGAAGTCGCGATCGTCGAGGGAATCGACAAAATTCCCCGCGCGGCGTGGGACGCCCTGCTCGCCCCCGACGACTCCCCGTTCGTCGAATGGGATTGGCTGTATGCGATGGAGCATTCCGGATCGGCAGCGCGCGGCACCGGATGGGCCCCGTATCATCTCGTGGTTCGAGAGGCGCCCCGCAAGCGAATCGTCGCCGCGGCCCCGCTCTACCTCAAGACCCACAGCATGGGCGAGTTCGTCTTCGACCATGGATGGGCCGACGCCGCCGAGCGCGCCGCCGTCCGCTACTTCCCCAAGATTCTGGTCGGCGTGCCGTTCACGCCGCATACTGGACGCCGATTTCTCACCGCGCCGGGCGCCGATCGAGCCGGCCTCATCAATCTGCTCGGCCTCGCGCTCACCTCCATCTGCGAAGACAACAAGCTGTCGAGTGTGCACGTCAATTTTTGCCAGCCCGACGAAGCTACCGCGCTCGCGCCGATCGGATTCATGGAGCGGCTCGGCTATCAGTACCATTGGCATAACGCGGGCTTCGCGACCTTCGACGATTATCTGAACCGGCTCAAGCACAAGCGGCGCACCGCCGTCCGCCACGAACGCGCCGCGATGGACGAGCAGGGCATCCGCATCCGGGTCGTTGCGGGCGACGAAATTCCCGATCGGATGTTCCCCGAGATGTATCGAATCTATTGCTCGACGATCGAAAAGCTATACTGGGGCCGTCGATATCTCACCGAGGAATTTTTCGACCTCATCCGCAAGTCCTTCAAGCGCAATATGGTTTTCATCGGCGCGTACGCCGGACGCGAACTGATCGCGGGCGCCGTCAACCTGGCCAAGGCCAACGTGATGTACGGCCGCTATTGGGGATGCTTCCGCGAGGTCCGCTTCCTGCACTTCAACGTCTGCTACTACGCCGGCATCGAGCACTCGATTCTGAGCGGCATTCAGCGTTACGAGCCCGGCGCCGGCGGCGAATACAAATGGCTGCGCGGCTTCGACCCCGCACTCACCCGCAGCATCCACTACGTCTCCAACCCGGATCTCAAGCGCGCAATTGCGGGATTCTTGAAGCGCGAGCGCCACGAAGTCGAGCAATGGATCGTCGCGGGAAAGGAGCGCAGCCAACTGAAGCCCCCGCCCCCCTCCGACCAGGAGATGGAATAG
- the clpS gene encoding ATP-dependent Clp protease adapter ClpS: MERGAPSDRGAMADFVRKRMVWARITGDDGEGRSGGGDIATERKTRTKSKTAKPPLYKVILLNDDYTPMEFVVEVLKAVFHKQHADATRIMLHVHQNGMGVAGVYPFEVAETKTNTVEELAREAEYPLKCVMEKE, encoded by the coding sequence ATGGAGCGAGGCGCTCCGAGCGACAGAGGTGCGATGGCGGATTTCGTGCGCAAGCGGATGGTTTGGGCGCGAATCACCGGCGACGACGGCGAGGGCCGCTCCGGCGGCGGCGATATCGCTACCGAGCGCAAGACCCGCACCAAGTCGAAGACCGCCAAACCACCTCTGTACAAGGTTATTTTGCTCAACGACGATTACACGCCGATGGAATTCGTGGTCGAAGTGTTGAAGGCGGTATTTCACAAGCAGCATGCCGACGCGACCCGAATCATGCTCCACGTGCATCAGAACGGGATGGGGGTGGCGGGCGTGTATCCGTTCGAAGTCGCGGAGACCAAGACGAATACCGTCGAGGAACTGGCGCGTGAGGCCGAGTATCCGCTCAAGTGCGTGATGGAAAAGGAATGA
- the clpA gene encoding ATP-dependent Clp protease ATP-binding subunit ClpA, with protein sequence MISRELQVTLQLAMSEAVNRRHEFVCLEHLLFAMLHDVTTTAILKNCGADLDGLQRKLAHYLDEQVERMPKAEEVSPRYAIGVQRALQRAALHVQSAGRQEITGGNVLVAMFHETESPAIFYLQEQGVTRFDAINFISHGVSKAGAEDDEGGEESDKDSIDRDGSEHEGGDEEGERKLSPSKALNTYAINLAKRAADGKIDPLIGRKQELERAVHVLLRRRKNNPVFVGEAGVGKTALAEGLALAIHKGDVPDALKGVEIYALDMGALLAGTRFRGDFEQRLKAVIKAVVGDSKRILFIDEIHTIVGAGAASGGTMDASNLLKPALASGDLRCIGSTTYQEYKRSFDKDKALARRFQRIDVVEPTQDEAVQILGGLKPYYEKHHNVRYTNSALRLAVELSARYINDRFLPDKAIDVMDEAGVAGHLRGAGTTEPVTVGTRDVERTVARMAKIPERTVSATDRGRLQTLDEDMKQAVFGQDEAINAVARAIKLGRSGLGHPDKPVGAFLFAGPTGVGKTEVARQLAKVMGVEFIRFDMSEYMERHTVSRLIGAPPGYVGFDQGGLLTDAINKTPHCVLLLDEIEKAHPDLFSILLQVMDHATLTDNNGRKADFRNVILVMTTNAGAQELSRAMIGFHGGTGQGNPKNVLERMFAPEFRNRLSATIEFAPLSPPVMERVVDKFIAELQERLDKQKVRLTVTSAAKKWLAEHGHDPRFGARPLGRLIENEIARVLADEVLFGLLTKGGNATADLDGDKLKFSYEPNPARQPAPVA encoded by the coding sequence ATGATCAGCCGCGAACTGCAGGTGACACTGCAACTCGCGATGAGTGAAGCCGTCAACCGGCGTCACGAGTTTGTGTGCCTGGAGCATCTGCTGTTCGCGATGCTCCACGACGTGACGACGACCGCGATTCTGAAGAATTGCGGCGCCGATCTGGACGGGCTGCAGCGCAAGCTGGCGCATTACCTCGACGAGCAGGTCGAGCGGATGCCCAAGGCCGAGGAAGTGTCGCCGCGCTACGCGATCGGGGTGCAGCGGGCGCTGCAGCGGGCGGCGTTGCACGTGCAATCGGCGGGGCGGCAGGAAATCACCGGCGGCAACGTGCTGGTCGCGATGTTCCATGAAACCGAATCGCCGGCGATTTTCTATCTGCAGGAGCAGGGCGTCACGCGCTTCGACGCGATCAATTTTATCTCGCACGGGGTTTCGAAGGCGGGCGCGGAAGACGACGAGGGCGGCGAGGAATCGGACAAGGACTCGATCGATCGCGACGGATCCGAGCACGAAGGCGGCGACGAAGAAGGCGAGCGCAAGCTGTCGCCGTCGAAGGCGCTCAATACTTACGCGATCAACCTGGCCAAGCGCGCGGCGGACGGGAAAATAGATCCGCTGATCGGGCGCAAGCAAGAACTCGAGCGTGCGGTGCACGTGCTGCTGCGCCGGCGCAAGAACAATCCGGTCTTCGTGGGCGAGGCAGGGGTCGGCAAGACCGCGCTCGCCGAAGGACTGGCGCTGGCAATTCACAAGGGCGACGTGCCCGACGCGCTCAAGGGCGTCGAGATCTACGCGCTCGACATGGGCGCGCTGCTGGCGGGGACGCGGTTTCGCGGGGACTTCGAGCAGCGGCTCAAGGCGGTCATCAAGGCGGTAGTCGGCGACTCGAAGCGGATTTTGTTCATCGACGAGATTCACACAATCGTCGGCGCCGGCGCGGCTTCGGGCGGGACTATGGATGCGTCCAACCTGCTCAAGCCCGCACTCGCGTCGGGCGACCTGCGATGTATCGGATCGACGACTTACCAGGAATACAAGCGCTCGTTCGACAAGGACAAGGCGCTGGCGCGGCGCTTCCAGCGAATCGACGTGGTCGAGCCGACGCAGGACGAGGCCGTGCAGATTCTGGGCGGCCTCAAGCCGTACTACGAGAAGCATCACAACGTCCGCTACACGAATTCGGCGCTCAGATTGGCGGTCGAGCTATCGGCGCGGTACATCAACGACCGGTTCCTGCCCGATAAAGCGATCGACGTGATGGACGAGGCTGGAGTCGCGGGGCATTTGCGCGGCGCGGGGACGACGGAACCGGTGACGGTGGGCACGCGAGACGTGGAGCGGACGGTCGCGCGGATGGCCAAGATTCCGGAGCGGACGGTGTCGGCGACCGATCGCGGACGGCTGCAGACGCTCGACGAGGATATGAAGCAGGCGGTCTTCGGCCAGGACGAGGCGATCAACGCGGTGGCGCGCGCGATCAAGCTCGGTCGCTCGGGCCTGGGCCATCCCGACAAGCCGGTCGGTGCGTTTTTGTTCGCCGGACCGACGGGCGTGGGCAAGACCGAAGTCGCGCGGCAACTGGCGAAAGTGATGGGCGTCGAGTTCATTCGCTTCGACATGAGCGAGTACATGGAGCGGCATACGGTTTCGCGCCTGATTGGCGCGCCGCCGGGATACGTCGGTTTCGATCAGGGCGGATTGCTCACCGACGCGATCAACAAGACGCCGCATTGCGTGCTGCTGCTCGACGAGATCGAAAAGGCGCATCCCGATTTGTTCAGCATCCTGTTGCAGGTGATGGATCACGCCACACTCACCGACAACAACGGGCGCAAGGCTGATTTTCGCAACGTGATCCTGGTGATGACGACCAATGCCGGCGCACAAGAACTGTCGCGCGCGATGATCGGTTTCCACGGCGGGACCGGGCAGGGAAATCCCAAGAACGTGCTGGAGAGGATGTTCGCGCCGGAGTTCAGAAACCGGCTGTCGGCGACGATCGAATTCGCACCGCTCAGTCCGCCGGTCATGGAACGGGTGGTGGACAAGTTCATCGCGGAATTGCAGGAGCGCCTCGACAAGCAGAAGGTCCGGCTTACGGTGACGTCGGCGGCGAAGAAATGGCTGGCGGAACATGGCCACGATCCGCGCTTCGGCGCGCGCCCGCTGGGGCGGTTGATTGAGAATGAGATCGCGCGGGTGCTCGCGGACGAGGTGCTGTTCGGCCTGCTGACGAAAGGCGGCAACGCGACGGCGGACCTCGACGGCGACAAGCTTAAGTTTTCGTACGAGCCGAATCCGGCGCGTCAGCCCGCCCCGGTCGCGTGA
- a CDS encoding 2-hydroxychromene-2-carboxylate isomerase, whose translation MQAKEVKMYSDYKSPFAYLAFDPAFALEQRFRVRLRWIPFQLRIKGKGERSLYSEHKARYSYLDARRWAKPRGLVIRGPLKVYDTTPALIGGLFAEQHGRLLDYSRRVYELFFRRELEIDEPDAVAGAVASLGMSAGDYRKYLSGEGAVAYQRAQDEAAADHVFGVPLFFFEGEPFWGHDRLPLLEARLAEAGLAAD comes from the coding sequence ATGCAAGCCAAGGAAGTGAAGATGTACTCGGACTACAAGAGTCCGTTCGCCTACCTCGCATTCGATCCCGCCTTCGCGCTCGAACAGCGGTTTCGGGTTCGGCTGCGATGGATTCCGTTCCAGCTTCGCATCAAGGGCAAAGGCGAGCGCAGTCTCTACTCCGAACACAAGGCGCGATACTCGTATCTCGACGCGCGGCGATGGGCCAAGCCGCGCGGCCTGGTCATTCGCGGGCCGTTGAAGGTTTACGACACGACCCCGGCGCTGATCGGCGGCCTCTTCGCGGAACAGCACGGCCGCCTGCTCGATTACAGCCGTCGAGTTTACGAGCTGTTCTTTCGCCGCGAACTCGAGATAGACGAGCCCGACGCGGTCGCGGGCGCAGTCGCAAGCCTCGGCATGTCTGCCGGCGACTATCGCAAATATCTTTCAGGCGAGGGCGCCGTCGCCTACCAGCGCGCTCAGGACGAGGCCGCCGCCGACCACGTCTTCGGCGTGCCGCTGTTCTTCTTCGAGGGCGAGCCGTTCTGGGGCCACGACCGCCTCCCGCTTCTCGAGGCTCGCCTCGCCGAAGCAGGCCTGGCCGCGGATTAG
- the nadB gene encoding L-aspartate oxidase, translating into MRHNAQLSSDFLVIGGGIAGLTFAIKAAEAGTVTVLTKAGSSEANTAYAQGGIASVWSVDDSFESHIEDTLRAGAGLCDRAAVETIVREGPEAIRELIRLGTRFTRVETGGPDDSELEYDLGQEGGHSHRRVLHAQDLTGREIMRALTEAAAARPNIRTLENHVAINLLVETATAGKPGACWGVYALDRNTHEIRKVISRATMLATGGAGKVYLYTTNPDIASGDGVAMAYRAGAAVANLEFYQFHPTCLYHPAAKSFLISEALRGEGAILKLPDGAAFMKRYHPDAELAPRDVVARAIDSEMKRRGLDFVYLDLSHRDADFIRRRFPNIFKRCLSFGYDLTKGPIPVVPAAHYMCGGVQTDLDGRTSIARLYAAGEVAMTGLHGANRLASNSLLEAAVMGRRGFAAAREIVASGGGAPPEFPEWNPGRAIRSEERVMITQSWDEIRRLMWNYVGIVRSDRRLERALRRIELIKDEIHRYYWDHLLDADTIELRNLAMVAELVVRSAMSRRESRGLHYNIDHPETGGPEWVHPTILQKPADQS; encoded by the coding sequence ATGAGGCATAATGCGCAACTGTCCAGCGACTTCCTGGTAATCGGCGGCGGCATCGCGGGCCTGACCTTCGCGATCAAGGCGGCCGAAGCCGGCACTGTCACCGTCCTCACCAAGGCCGGCAGTTCCGAGGCCAACACCGCCTACGCGCAGGGCGGTATCGCCAGTGTGTGGAGCGTTGACGACTCGTTCGAATCGCACATCGAGGACACGCTGCGGGCCGGCGCCGGCTTGTGCGATCGCGCCGCGGTCGAGACCATCGTTCGCGAGGGTCCCGAGGCGATCCGCGAGTTGATCCGGCTCGGCACTCGCTTCACCCGGGTCGAGACCGGCGGACCCGACGACAGCGAACTCGAATACGATCTGGGCCAGGAAGGTGGGCATAGCCATCGCCGCGTGCTGCACGCGCAGGACCTGACCGGCCGCGAAATAATGCGTGCGCTGACCGAGGCCGCCGCCGCGCGGCCGAACATCCGCACTTTGGAAAATCACGTCGCGATCAATCTGCTGGTCGAGACTGCCACCGCCGGAAAGCCGGGCGCATGCTGGGGCGTCTATGCGCTCGACCGCAACACTCACGAAATCCGCAAAGTGATTTCGCGCGCGACGATGCTGGCGACGGGCGGCGCCGGCAAGGTCTATCTTTACACCACCAATCCCGATATCGCGTCGGGCGACGGCGTCGCGATGGCGTATCGGGCCGGCGCGGCGGTCGCCAACCTCGAGTTCTACCAATTCCATCCCACCTGCCTGTATCATCCCGCCGCCAAGTCGTTTCTCATCTCGGAGGCGCTTCGCGGCGAGGGCGCGATTCTGAAATTGCCCGACGGCGCCGCGTTCATGAAGCGCTACCATCCCGACGCCGAGCTGGCGCCGCGCGACGTGGTTGCCCGCGCGATCGATTCCGAGATGAAACGTCGCGGGCTGGACTTCGTGTATCTCGATTTGAGCCATCGCGACGCCGATTTCATCCGGCGGCGGTTCCCGAATATCTTCAAGCGATGCTTGAGCTTTGGATATGACCTCACCAAAGGACCAATTCCGGTGGTCCCCGCGGCGCACTATATGTGCGGCGGGGTGCAGACCGATCTCGACGGTCGCACCTCGATTGCGCGCCTGTACGCAGCCGGCGAGGTCGCTATGACCGGGCTGCACGGCGCCAACCGGCTCGCCTCGAACTCGCTGCTCGAGGCCGCCGTGATGGGCCGGCGCGGGTTTGCCGCGGCGCGCGAAATCGTCGCCTCGGGAGGCGGCGCGCCGCCCGAATTTCCCGAGTGGAACCCCGGGCGCGCGATCCGCAGCGAGGAGCGCGTGATGATCACGCAGAGCTGGGACGAGATTCGCCGCCTGATGTGGAACTACGTCGGCATCGTGCGCAGCGACCGGCGACTCGAGCGCGCGCTGCGCCGCATCGAGCTGATCAAGGACGAGATCCACCGCTACTACTGGGACCACCTGCTCGACGCCGACACGATCGAGTTGCGCAACCTGGCAATGGTGGCCGAGCTGGTCGTGCGATCCGCGATGAGCCGGCGTGAGTCGCGCGGCTTGCATTACAACATCGATCATCCCGAAACCGGCGGCCCCGAATGGGTCCACCCGACCATACTGCAAAAGCCCGCGGATCAGAGCTGA
- the pgsA gene encoding CDP-diacylglycerol--glycerol-3-phosphate 3-phosphatidyltransferase, whose product MTPPNILTLLRIATAPVLIWILMHSGPGASWLAAGVFFIATVSDFFDGYLARSYDSVTTLGKFLDPMADKLVVATALIMLAGMARTPHVPAWMVVVLVTREIMVTGLRAVAAAEGLIVAAEELGKYKMALQSIAIQGLLIHYTYWHVDFFAAGMFVLWIAMAVSVWSCVDYYVRVVVALRPKPIAAAGKRAAI is encoded by the coding sequence ATGACACCGCCAAATATCCTCACGCTGCTGCGGATCGCCACCGCGCCGGTCCTGATCTGGATTCTGATGCACAGCGGGCCGGGCGCTTCGTGGCTTGCGGCCGGGGTGTTCTTCATCGCAACGGTCAGCGATTTTTTCGACGGCTACCTCGCGCGCAGCTACGACTCGGTCACCACGCTCGGCAAGTTTCTCGATCCGATGGCCGACAAGCTGGTGGTCGCGACGGCGCTGATCATGCTCGCCGGGATGGCGCGGACGCCGCACGTGCCGGCGTGGATGGTGGTGGTGCTGGTGACGCGCGAAATAATGGTGACGGGACTGCGCGCGGTGGCGGCGGCCGAAGGGTTAATCGTGGCCGCCGAGGAGCTGGGCAAGTACAAGATGGCGTTGCAGTCGATCGCGATTCAGGGTCTGCTGATTCATTACACGTATTGGCACGTCGATTTCTTCGCCGCCGGGATGTTCGTGCTGTGGATCGCGATGGCGGTGAGCGTGTGGTCGTGCGTCGATTACTACGTGCGCGTGGTCGTGGCGCTGCGGCCAAAACCAATTGCCGCGGCGGGCAAGCGGGCGGCGATTTGA
- a CDS encoding site-specific integrase yields the protein MIRESAKTESKTVARDAERARRRELEKSFNRIPKRERMPLFSVAAEQWLATKSPRSEHTVFHYRQYVHSLSAIFGKRLVCDVSADDIAELQERRAKDGLSGRTINAEVGVLRQILKRHRLWNALAENGAVKFKAERRDVGRSISREDEDKLLDAIRQSRSPALLPLFVMAVDTGLRASELRHLRRRDLHLTWANGFIESGTVVVSRSKTEGGTGRMVPLTRRACAVLSLWLSRFPDAGLDSYAFPQHCVGFAGNKRKPALYDLDLTKPIGEWKTAWNVARTAAKLNYRWHDARHTFISRLAENPNVSEQTITALAGHVSKRMLERYSHIRAQAKREAIETLESAGFTGAEAQKWAQSAQSETTESAEQPEKVLN from the coding sequence GTGATTCGCGAGAGCGCGAAGACCGAATCGAAGACGGTTGCGCGAGACGCAGAGCGGGCGCGACGGCGCGAGCTTGAGAAGTCGTTCAACCGGATTCCAAAACGCGAGCGCATGCCGCTGTTCTCGGTTGCGGCCGAACAATGGCTCGCTACGAAAAGTCCGCGTTCCGAACACACGGTATTTCACTATCGCCAGTACGTTCACAGCCTGTCCGCCATCTTCGGCAAGCGCCTGGTCTGCGACGTATCCGCGGACGATATTGCGGAGCTGCAAGAACGCCGAGCGAAGGATGGCCTGTCCGGCCGCACCATCAACGCAGAGGTCGGCGTGTTGCGCCAGATTCTCAAGCGCCACCGGCTTTGGAATGCCCTCGCCGAAAATGGGGCGGTGAAATTCAAGGCCGAGCGCCGGGATGTTGGGCGATCTATAAGCCGCGAGGATGAGGATAAGCTGCTCGACGCCATCCGGCAAAGCCGCTCCCCGGCGTTGCTCCCGCTGTTTGTGATGGCGGTCGATACCGGACTTCGGGCATCAGAGCTGCGCCACTTGCGGCGCCGGGATCTCCACCTGACGTGGGCCAACGGTTTCATCGAGTCGGGCACCGTCGTGGTCTCGCGCTCCAAGACTGAGGGCGGCACTGGCCGCATGGTCCCGTTGACGCGGCGCGCCTGCGCGGTGCTGAGCCTATGGCTATCGCGGTTCCCGGACGCCGGGCTCGACTCCTACGCTTTCCCGCAGCATTGCGTCGGGTTCGCCGGCAACAAGCGAAAGCCCGCGCTATACGATCTCGACCTGACAAAGCCGATCGGCGAATGGAAGACGGCCTGGAACGTGGCGCGGACAGCGGCAAAGCTCAATTATCGCTGGCACGACGCCCGGCACACTTTCATTTCGCGGCTCGCCGAGAATCCCAACGTCAGCGAGCAGACCATCACGGCGCTTGCCGGCCACGTCTCAAAACGGATGCTGGAGCGCTATTCGCATATCCGAGCCCAAGCGAAGCGCGAGGCCATCGAAACCCTTGAATCGGCGGGTTTTACCGGCGCAGAGGCACAAAAATGGGCACAGTCGGCACAGAGTGAAACGACCGAGAGCGCCGAGCAGCCCGAAAAGGTGTTGAATTGA
- a CDS encoding helix-turn-helix domain-containing protein, producing MKHETKAQNGTEPLTVEAAAEALGVSIHTIRAWLSRRKLGHLKLGRSVRVPREEVERLLRDSFVPACQNAR from the coding sequence ATGAAGCATGAAACTAAGGCACAAAATGGCACTGAACCACTCACCGTTGAAGCAGCGGCAGAGGCGCTAGGAGTCTCCATACACACGATCCGCGCTTGGCTGTCGCGCCGAAAGCTTGGACATCTGAAGTTGGGCCGCTCAGTGCGCGTTCCGCGCGAGGAAGTCGAGCGGCTGCTACGCGACAGTTTCGTTCCGGCCTGTCAGAACGCGCGCTGA
- a CDS encoding helix-turn-helix domain-containing protein: MSLRVQEVVRKHSKLTGWAKPVLMAIAHYARDDGKGASPGVPTIARDCGLRSTRSVQKALDKARAAGELEIIYNYGPSGTNLYRVRLENLGCAAPARSRRSAAPAKSAGSIPPAKSADEGSVFKGSQYSSKARRQNQPVRDSPDAFAERASANGYLTCPDCGRYGEKCNCDSEFQAGFDRAMRAALDAGRPAPAQLSSGEALRRAYFQEQ; this comes from the coding sequence GTGAGCCTTCGCGTCCAGGAAGTTGTCCGAAAGCACTCAAAGCTTACCGGATGGGCGAAGCCAGTCCTGATGGCGATCGCTCACTACGCGCGCGATGACGGCAAGGGAGCATCCCCCGGCGTCCCGACTATAGCGCGTGACTGTGGACTGAGGAGCACGCGAAGCGTTCAAAAAGCCCTCGACAAGGCGCGCGCTGCCGGCGAGTTGGAAATCATCTACAACTACGGGCCAAGCGGGACAAACCTATACCGCGTGAGGCTTGAGAATCTGGGATGCGCGGCGCCGGCTCGATCACGACGATCCGCAGCCCCCGCAAAATCTGCGGGGTCCATCCCCCCCGCAAAATCTGCGGACGAGGGATCTGTCTTTAAGGGAAGTCAGTATTCTTCTAAGGCTAGAAGACAGAATCAGCCGGTACGCGACTCGCCGGATGCATTTGCAGAGAGGGCATCTGCGAACGGGTATCTGACCTGTCCGGATTGCGGACGATACGGAGAGAAGTGCAACTGCGATTCCGAATTTCAAGCAGGATTTGACCGGGCAATGCGCGCCGCGCTGGATGCGGGGCGGCCGGCCCCGGCGCAGCTCTCATCCGGAGAGGCGCTGCGTCGCGCCTACTTCCAAGAGCAGTAG